Genomic window (Nicotiana sylvestris chromosome 7, ASM39365v2, whole genome shotgun sequence):
caacttaacataaactagtgtttgcaaccactaattcatagattaaaccatgaaattgacccaaataacaaacacccatagtcaatctaaccttaaatcacaacacccatcaattacccacactagggttgagccacaaccctagctaatgggtttagctactcatgcttgaagagaaaaacagagaaatagatgaagataaaaacatattaattaattgctaaggtaaatacaaagattcaatgaaaaaagctaagtaaaaatgcccaaaatgctAAGAAAAGACTTCTCACGAGTACAGCTAACGTCTGataatatctgataccctaaaaatggaaaaggttatatttatactaagctagaaaaattggacaaaaatgcccttgcgaggtcagtgcggaccgcacaaaatggtgtgcggccgtactaggctcttgactctgcaaattcaactctctgaacccaggctccgtggaccacacagaatggactgcggtcgTTGAggcatttagtgcggtccgcacaaacatgaccgcggaccgcacaggcttgatcttcagaacttggcatctctctgaactgtggttctgcggaccgcacagaatggtagtgcaGCTACGGTGCCTTCAGTTTGGACCGCACACTATCTACTGCAGACGCATTACTTTAATGCTTGAAAATctaactctctgaatctccctagtgcggaccgcacaaagtgtagtgtggCCGCACTAGAACTGTTTCTCCTGaattttgtcttgtctttggtacttgtgccggttttactccttttgagccgatctttgatatctcgtcactttgttgatcaaacctacaatcaagcacaacttatgagccttttgggacaattttgtatgaatttataatcaaagcataagcaagaaggaacatgaaatgcgtcaaaatccctagttatcagccaTTCAGAAACAACTTAATGAACGATAGTCATCACTTCGCTATGATTGTTCtacatttttttggcattttaaggccataaaataGGGATTCATAATGATTTCCTATTTTCCATGTGCTAGACCACTGCGTCTTCATGAATTCGGACGAAGGGCTCCAAATCATCTAAAATAATGTGAGCCCATCAAAAACAACTAAATGAACAATAATTATCATTTCGCCATAATTGTTTCTCATTTTTTGTAtcttagggccataaaatagaaATTCATGACGATTTCAATTTTTTTGTGTGCTAATGGTCATACCATCTTCATGAATACGGGCAATGGACTctgaatcacctaaaattttatgGGCTCATCAGAAACAACTAATGAATAATAGTCATAGCTTCGTCGTGACAGTTCCTCAATTTtgttttggcgttttagggcaaTATAGTAGGAATTCAGGACAATTTTTAATTTTTCGTGTGCAAATGCTATGCAATCTTCATGAATTCGGGTGACGGGCTCTGAATCGCCAAACATTTTGTGGTCTTATCAGCAATGATATAATGAACAATAGTGATAGCCTTGATTGTTctttattttttagtattttaaagcaaAAAAACTGGAATTCAAGCCGATTTTTGCTTCGTGTGCTAATGTCCGCACCATCTTCATGAATTCAGGCGACGCTCTGATTCGCCTAAAATTATGTGGGTCCATCAGAAACGACTTAATAAACTATTGTAATTGCTTCTCTATGTTCGTTCCtcaatttttggcattttatgccCATAAAACAAGAATTCAAGATGATTTCTAATTTTTCGTGTACTACTGTCCATGCCATCTTCATGAATTTTGACGAGGGCTCGGAACCACCTTAAATTTTGTGGGCTCATCAGAAATGATCTATTCAACAATAGTTATCGCTTCGCCATGATTGTTTCTCGTTTggcattttacggacataaaacaagaattcaggacgatttttaatttttcatgtgCTAATGTCCACACCATTTTTATGAATTCGGACGATGGGTTCCAACAACGAAAACCACCTAATATtatcccacaagtggagtctggggaaGGACGATAGGTTCCAAATCGACTAAAATTTTGTGagcccatcaaaaatgacctaatgaataatagtcatcGCTTCACCATGATTGTTTCTCGTCTTTTGGTATTTTAGGGTCATAAAAAAGAAATTCAaatgattttcaatttttcatgtgCTAATGTCCATACTATTTTTAGGAATTCAAGCGACGATCTctgaatcacctaaaattttctgtGCACGTCAGAAACATCATGTTGTTTAAACTTCATCACTATTCCCCGTCTTTAATCTTGTCCTTGTGTCTATGGTTTTAAATCATTGCAATTTCTGTTATAATAATCTTGTTTTATAGTTATGTTCAATCACATTTTAGGTTACCTAACAGTGTAAAAACTTTTTACACCCTCATGTATAGAAGTTAAACTCATCAATAGATGTGCTGGCGACTAATTGTTTCTACGTAGGAAGACTTTACTAGTAGAAGAAATTTTGACCATTGATATTAAACATGGCTGGAAAAAAATAGAACTAAGATGACATTTCCAGAAAAAGGAAATGAAGAGTCGAATGTTGTTCCTGATGATCTTTTTTCATAAATGAATTCAGGCGACGGGCTCTGAATCGTCTTAAATTTTGAGGGTCCATAAAAAAGACCTATCAACAATAGTCATCTGTCATGAGtgttccttcttttttttttttggcatctTAGGGCCTTAAAACAGAAATTTAGTACAATTTCtaatttttcgtgtgctaatgtCCACGTCATCTTCATAAATTCAGGCGACGGGTTTCGATTCGACCAAAATTTTGTGGGCCCATCAAAAACAGCCTAATAAGAAATATTCATCACTTCGCCATGAGCATTCCTAATTTTTTGACGTTTTAGGGTCATGTAACAGGATTTCAAGATGATTTCTAATTTTTCACGTGTTAGTATCCACATCATCTTCATGTATGATTTTGTGATCAATATACAACAAACACTGACTAACTAAACTGATTTTTTAATTACAATTGGTAGCAGACtcatacaattaaatacaactaAAATTGAACTCGAGACCTCTAGTTAATGGTGTTAGGATCTTATATCTATCCCACTACAATCCTATGTCGTTACTCTATTGATGAATTCTTGTATATTAATCATGTTACGGAAAGAAATCTCATACATAAAACTATTTCCAGTTTCCTTTGACCAGCTCTGTTATTTAATATTTTGCTACTGTTTCAGCTCTCAATTCACATGATTATATAGGGGGAAGTAAAGAAACGGTCATTCTTAAGGCTGTTATTTAGGAATTAGCCAGTACTTATTTTGTTCTAAAAATTTATATTAAATATCTTAATTTCAAGACAATTCAGGACACTTGTATCCCGAAGAACTGAAATGAAATTCAAGATACATTGGCTAATTCCTGAAAGCAGTCCTTTAGAGTGGCTAACTGATGCAATTTCTACTGGTATAACCTTTGGAAAACCATAAAGATAGCCCAGAATAAGAGCTGGATGGATTAGCCCAAGGCAACCATAACTTTCAAGCCCAAGAAGAAATAGCTCTTTTGTTTTTTATAACGTGCATAAATAGCCATTTTAGTACCCCTATTTGAAAAATAGTCATAACTTTATAGTTTTAAAAAAGTTTAACGGATTAAAAATTAACTTCAAACATGTGGGtctaagaaaaagaagaacaagaagaagcAGCTAaacttttaataatttttaaaaggtTGATATGCTTTATATCGGGGTGCTACAAGCGATTACATGGTGTCATTtctacaacaacaaaaaaatggtTTACAATCGAACAGttaaattttaaatataattaGTTTGGAGGGGGCATATTCTGATTTAGTTACTTTTTATGAATTAGTTGAATTATGATTGATTTAATTATGTAGTTGTATTACTATTATGATTGATTAAATTATGTGAATTACTTTATCAAGATAGAACGTAATTtgatataaaaaaaatgattcaaaCCTAATTCAGATAGTTCAATCATATGTCTATTTACGAATTAATGAAAATGGAAATTAACTTAAAACTGACTGAATTAAACAAAAATATACCCGTATCTTAGACTGTAAAAATTCAAAAGATAGTATTGGCCCTATTCCTATATCTTAAGCCATTATTTAAGAGCTGTTTTTTTATTGTTCTCTTTTTCCCCTCATCTTCAAATAATATAAGCAGAGGCGGAGCCACAATGTCGGCTACGAGTTCGGTCGAATTCAGTAACTTTAGTTCAAATCAtgtatttgttttaaattttttatattaaatacgtacaaattattaatttagaacatAATAACTTAAAAGGATTAAAATCCGGAACCCGTAAAGTTGAATGTGTCCGTCCCTATATATAAGCACGTGCAATGTAATGTTTGAAATTTAAGGCTTTGGTCAATAGGAAAGGATTGGTATTTAACACGGAGTTACTGATCGTACACGTGAACATGCCCCTACGTTATTCTTGGGACTTACTATAATTCCCCTACATCAAGAATTTTGTTTtccttctttttatttattttcttagacTGGTATGTAAGTATTTTAAGGATGTGTCGTTGTAATTACAAATGATTGAATGCTAGAGGTGATAAATGAGCGAATTAGATCAAAATTGGGCAAAAATACCACATTTGTATATCCAAGTTCGATTTGCCAACATAACCACTTAAAGgacagaaagaaaaaagagacaaTTTTGTGAGATTGAATTATATAAAAGACatagtaattacttaataaacATGTCAAGATCCAAATTAGGAGGTTGTTACAAACAATGGCGGAAAATAGATTTTAATAAAGGAGTTCAAAAAATGCAAACTTGCAATAAACTTAAGTATCAACGGGATTCAATAATTCATATatatacaaacaaacaaaaaagatATTTATGCTAATAGTAGCTGAATTCACTGTTTACTTTTTCTATCTGGTGTaattatacattgattatacacAGACATACacatatgatatatatatatatatatatatatatatatatttatttacatCCGTTGGCTATTTTTAGTTTGAACGCTGAGTGAGCTGCTATTTTAGGTGAATTcttcagcaacaacaacaacaataaactcaGTATAATtttacaagtggggtctggaaaGAATAATATATACACAGACCTTACTCGTACCTTATGAAGGTAGAAAGTTGTTCCCCGATAGACTCTCGACTCAAGGGACAGTAAAACGGATTTAGTGAATTCttcattaaaaaaacaaaaacaaaagccAGCATGCAAGTTGCAGCTTTGGCATCAATTTCCATAGCAATGGGCAAAACCATATTCAGTCAAAAATGTGTACTCCTAATACTGTTTAGAAATATTGTCTGCTTCTCAATCCAATGGTACTAACCCTGAATATGATAGTCCCATTTACCTAACCCTCTTTGCTATCAAAGGACAATAACCATTCCATTAAAACTCATGTGAAAAGGTATAAATGTAAACTTCAAGAAATTTGACCAAGAAAAGATACCactaatttaaaataataataaataaaaaattatctaGCTAATATTGCAATGGTAAATTCGTACATATTGTAGATCAACCACATATATATTCAAAGACTAAAACAAGGTAACTCAAACCAAGTATAAATAAAGTAACCTTAAGCATTAACCATACGTACATATATAGCCACTGCAAGAATATAGGCCAGAAGCTGCAAGTTGCAGTTGGAAATAGTACTAtatatataaatagtttcttCTTTTTCATATATTCATGGAACCAATTAGAGAAAGTGAAGAACACAACAATAATTCTGAAGATTGTTGTGGTGAGAATTCAAAGAACACAAAATCATTTGGAAAGAAGTGTAGTCATATAGCAAAGAAACAAAGGGCTAAGTTTTACATTGTAAGAAGATGCATTGCTATGCTTGTGTGTTGGCGTGATAGGAATGATCATTGAAGATTGAAAATTTTCACATAGTTTGTAGAGAAGAAGGTGTACTTAGAGATTTTACATTGAAGTTGAACTTTTTTTTTAGCTCATTCCATTCATTTGTAGTGTTCTTGCTTGATGAACTGCTCTTGTTACTTTCGCTTCGGTTGGTCGTGGTTTCGTTTACTACTTGTTGTTATTGGTATTGCctctttcttgttttctttgagcCAAGAATCTGGAACAGCATTTCTATCCTCACAAGATAGAGGTAAGGTATGCATACGCTTTATCATCTGCGGACCCACTTTTAAAATTAAActgaatttgttgttgttgttgcttgatGAAACCTTCTTGATTTTACTTTAATCCTCAACTTTAGAATCTTGACGTagctttttctctttctttctttctctgctTCCTTTTTCAAAGGGTAGGCAGGTGGCGGAGACGGATTcataatttaaattttatgggtttAATCTTATTTTTATAAATgagtttatatttattatttgttgtaaTCTTGATAAATTTTTACGCACAAATTTATGTTTTACTTTGATAGTACCAGATTCGGTCCGAATCTGGTACCACAATAGTGGATTCGCCCCGGGTGGGTGGGGGGTGGGACTATGTTTTGGAGGTTTAATGTTGACACATTCATCATTAATATTGCTTCATAATTCCTTTAAACATTTGATAAAATCTCTCTTTCTTTCCAAATGATATGAGCATTTTAGTATGCTTTGAGTTATGTAAATTAATGAATTTTATTGACTCTTGATTGATCATTAGTTTTGGTCCTTCACTacttttatttgttttctctttgccaCAAGAAAAGTTATGAAGGGTGTAGGATTTAAACTTGACCATTGGTTCCAataaaagaatatcaattttAAGGGGAGGATTATATGGAAAAAAAATGTTATAATTATTATGAGAACTTTTAAGCTTTTAAAATGTTGCTCCCCAAACAGAAACTGTAAATGTTTGAAAAAACCGACATTCTAATCAATCTTGAACCTTTGTTAACAGGACACTAGCTCTAGACATGTCTCAAGCATCATTCTTACTATTTTCTTTGGATTGTATGATGTGGAAATAAGTGGCATTATGTGGTGTCTAAATCAATTGGAAAGTATCTTTCCGGAAAAATGATACTATATATTTGCTCTCGAAATAAtaatcgaatatatatatatatatatatatatatatatatatatatatatatatatatatatattatacacaaaaattatataaattttatatactgTTTCGGCTACCGAATAGAAATAATTTTTGGTGCGGGCTAAAAGTAATAATACCCCTCTTTCTCCGCTTTACCATAGCTTTTGAAGACCAGCTTCTCATCTTTACAATCTTATTGAATTGTAGACTATCAAATTAATACTTCTCCTCTTTCATATTATATaacattgcttttattttaatcTGTTctaaggaatgacatttttatatgtttaaaaagttttaactttAGTTTTTATTTTAGTTCTAATAACATATTTTTACAATCATAAATATATTATAATATGTTTAGAAGCAT
Coding sequences:
- the LOC104230025 gene encoding small polypeptide DEVIL 16; this encodes MEPIRESEEHNNNSEDCCGENSKNTKSFGKKCSHIAKKQRAKFYIVRRCIAMLVCWRDRNDH